A single region of the Populus nigra chromosome 2, ddPopNigr1.1, whole genome shotgun sequence genome encodes:
- the LOC133682570 gene encoding transcription factor MTB1-like: protein MKIELGVGGGAWNDEDKTMVAAVLGTKAFNYLLSNSVANQNLLMAMCGDESLQNKLSDLVDRPNASNFSWNYAIFWQISCSKSGDWVLGWGDGSCREPKQGEESEVTRILNIRHEDETQQRMRKRVIQKLQTLFGESDEDNYALGLDQVTDTEMFFLASMYFSFPHGEGGPGKCYASGKHMWISDALKPGPDYCVRSFLAKSAGFQTIVLVATDVGVVELGSVRSVPESIEMVQSIRSWFSTRNSSIRAKPMAAAAAAAAMPAVSEKKDENSPFSNFGIVERVGVPKIFGQDLNSNHGHGHGFREKLVVRKMEERSSWNAYQNGTRLALPGAQNGLPGSGWAQSFGMKQGTPSDVYGSQATANNLQELVNGVREEFRLNHYQPQKQVQMQIDFSGASSGPSVIGKPLSAESEHSDVEASCKEERPGTADDRKPRKRGRKPANGREEPLNHVEAERQRREKLNQRFYALRAVVPNISKMDKASLLGDAISYINELQAKLKVMEAEREKSGSISRDASALDANTNGESHNQAPDFDIQASHDGLMVRVSCPLDSHPASRVIQAFKEAQITVVESKLSAANDTVFHTFVIKSQGSEQLTKEKLMAAFSRESSSLHSLSSTG from the coding sequence ATGAAGATTGAGCTGGGTGTGGGAGGTGGGGCATGGAACGATGAAGATAAGACCATGGTTGCTGCTGTTTTAGGCACTAAAGCTTTTAATTACTTGCTATCAAATTCTGTAGCTAATCAGAATCTGTTAATGGCTATGTGTGGTGATGAGAGTTTGCAAAATAAGCTCTCTGATCTTGTGGACCGCCCCAACGCCTCCAATTTCAGCTGGAACTATGCCATTTTTTGGCAGATTTCATGTTCCAAGTCTGGTGACTGGGTTCTGGGTTGGGGAGATGGGTCTTGCAGGGAGCCTAAACAAGGTGAAGAATCTGAGGTCACTAGAATTCTCAATATACGCCATGAGGATGAGACTCAGCAGAGGATGAGAAAGAGAGTTATTCAGAAGCTGCAGACGTTGTTTGGAGAATCAGACGAGGATAATTATGCCTTGGGATTGGACCAGGTTACCGATACTGAGATGTTCTTTTTGGCCTCCATGTATTTCTCCTTTCCCCATGGAGAAGGTGGTCCAGGAAAGTGTTATGCCTCCGGGAAGCATATGTGGATCTCTGATGCTTTGAAACCAGGGCCTGATTATTGTGTGAGGTCATTTCTTGCAAAGTCTGCGGGGTTTCAGACAATTGTGTTGGTGGCTACTGATGTTGGCGTTGTTGAATTAGGGTCAGTGAGATCTGTTCCTGAAAGTATAGAAATGGTTCAATCAATAAGGTCATGGTTTTCCACTCGGAATTCAAGTATCAGAGCCAAGCCAAtggctgcagcagcagcagcagcagccatgCCTGCTGTGAGTGAAAAGAAAGATGAGAATTCCCCATTTTCAAATTTTGGGATTGTGGAGAGAGTTGGAGTTCCGAAGATTTTTGGTCAGGATTTGAACTCAAATCATGGTCATGGTCATGGCTTTAGGGAGAAACTTGTCGTCAGAAAAATGGAAGAGAGATCATCATGGAATGCTTACCAGAATGGTACTAGGCTTGCATTACCTGGTGCTCAAAATGGCCTTCCTGGTTCTGGTTGGGCACAGAGTTTTGGTATGAAACAAGGGACCCCAAGTGATGTTTATGGTTCACAAGCCACAGCAAATAATCTACAAGAGCTGGTTAATGGGGTTAGGGAGGAGTTTAGGCTTAACCATTACCAACCTCAAAAGCAGGTGCAAATGCAAATTGATTTTTCAGGAGCCTCTTCGGGGCCTTCTGTGATTGGCAAACCACTTAGTGCAGAATCTGAGCATTCTGATGTTGAAGCTTCATGCAAGGAAGAACGGCCAGGCACGGCAGATGATCGGAAGCCTCGTAAACGAGGCAGGAAGCCAGCAAATGGAAGAGAAGAACCCCTCAATCATGTTGAGGCAGAGAGGCAGCGGCGAGAGAAGCTTAACCAGCGGTTCTATGCATTACGAGCTGTCGTGCCCAATATTTCCAAGATGGACAAGGCTTCATTGTTGGGAGATGCTATTTCTTACATCAATGAGCTTCAAGCAAAGCTCAAGGTAATGGAAGCTGAAAGGGAAAAGTCAGGGAGCATTTCGAGAGATGCATCAGCTTTGGATGCTAACACAAATGGAGAAAGTCACAATCAAGCTCCAGATTTCGACATTCAAGCTTCCCATGATGGGTTGATGGTAAGAGTGAGTTGTCCGTTGGATTCACATCCTGCATCAAGAGTGATTCAAGCATTCAAAGAAGCACAAATCACTGTTGTTGAGTCAAAACTTTCCGCTGCAAATGACACTGTATTTCATACATTTGTGATCAAGTCTCAAGGATCCGAGCAGCTAACAAAGGAAAAGCTGATGGCAGCATTTTCCCGCGAATCCAGCTCATTACACTCATTATCATCAACTGGGTAG